AAAAGTATTTCCTGAGGAGGTTAATTTACCTCCGGCTTCCCCCGTACATCACTAATACCAATGCGCTTCATGCAAGTAACATCGAGAAGCTTGTTCATTGCCCCTGGCAAATCTCCTCCGCTACGAACGGCGCAGTCTGACTTCGCTTCGGAGACCTGCCAAGGCCGGCTTCATCCAATGTCACTTCTTGGGACGCGCATTGGTATTAGTAGTCTGGCCCCCCCTATCGACAAAACATCCCCCCTTGGTAATTCACAAGAGAATCCCTCGTAACGCTTATGAGCGCTCGGATTTCCTCACTATTGTTCATCTCTACAGCTTAGATGGAATACTCATAGACGAGCTTCTCCATACAATAGAGTAAAAGCTGCACTCTGAGATTGCCTACTGGCATCCCAGATTTCTTTAAACAAACCGATTACTTCTTGAAGTTGGATAATGTATTCATGAACGCCTCTCGGTATCAATTATAGAGAATTGGTATCCCTAAAAAGTGAAATTAGTCGAATGTTCACCACACTAGCAACTTATATAAGCCAAGTAATACGCCGATAAATCGCCTCCAATATCAATTGGACAAACAGCACTTCCGGATAACGGTCATTACAATCCCATCTCCTTAGTAATGAGCATACAAAAAAAGCTATTTCGTTGCAAGAGACAAAATAAAATTTTAGTAATTTTTCATGGTGAGGCAGATATTTCTTGTAAAAGGCCCGTGGCAGAGCCAATACGGCCGGGGACGATGCGATGTCGGCAGCAGGTGAGAGGTGCATTGATATCAATTTGCATTCAAAATCCCCTCATTCCCCCCTTTGATAAAGGGGGGTAGAGGGGATTTTCGTCCAACTTTGAAAGCAAATTGCTGTAACCTGAACGCGAATGACTCCTCATCTAATGAGCTCATTAACCAGAGACGGAGCCGAGGACAGCAGGTTTTCTATGGGAGTTCCCAGAGTTTTTTCGATGCGCCCTTTTATATTCAAGATGTTCAACAATCGTCGGTCCTGGGCAGCCGCCAGATGTGATTTCTCCCAGAGCTTGTCTTTGAATCGTTCTTCCACAGCAACAATTCGGTCGTCCTGAACGATTTTGTCTGCAAGGCAAACGATTTCCTGCGGAGAGATTGGCTCCTCTGGAGTTGGACGAACATCCATATGCAGACTCACAACCCAGCCCAGTGTATCGTACCCGAGTTCTCTCAGGATTTTCGCCGCTTCTTCTGCATGGTTGGGGCGATCTTTCGCAATGTCGTGTAACAATGCGGCGGCTTCAATCAACTTCATGTTCAGGCTGCAATTTCTTTCATTCAGGGCACGAGCCAAAAGGACCGCCACTTGGGCGACTTTCATCGAGTGTGCCAGAGTGTGCGAGTCCACTCGAATTTTCCTGGTGAGCAACACCTTGCACTCGGAATTGGAAGGGAAATCATACTCCGTCAATTTCGCAAGAGCGGCCTTATAGTGTTCCGGTGAATCCATATCAATGAGAATGTGCTCGTCAGCTACTTCCACATCAACGGTCCGAGGGTGTTGTTCTGCAAGGAAAGCTCGTAATCCGCCTTCGCCTCCCCATACGAGGAGAGCGGACCGGAATTTCGTCGAAATGAGAGGAGGATGCCCTCGTCTCCCCATGAAGGTGGGATGCCAGACGTCTCCTTCCTCTGTTCTGAAGGCCTGCAACAGGTCCAGCACCGTGGTCTTCCGAATGAGTGGAATGTCCACAGGAAGCATGAAGAATGCTTTCCTGGAGGACTCAAGATCGTGGGCTCCCGCTTGCACTGAGGAGAACATTCCTTCTTGGAAACGGTTGTTCACAATCCAACGAACACCCAGACGTTCCAGGTGCGGTATCAGATCATCCGCCCTGTGTCCGACTACCACTCTGATGTCGCAGATTCCCGCGTCCCGGAACAGCTTCACGCACCGTTCCACCACTGTAGTCGGCCCCAAAGGGAGCAGTGGTTTGAAACGCTTCATTCGTGAAGAGAGTCCGGCTGCAAGCACAAGCGCTGCTATATCATCGGGCTGTGTCATGAGTTCCGTTCCGACTCAATTTATAATCGGGGCAGGCATGCATTCTTTCCATTCTCGGCAGGACAGTCCCGCATGGGCAGGGTTCCTTGAGAAATCTGCCGAAGTGACCCGTTCGGTAACGAACCAGCGGCATACCTCTTCGCGTCAATGTGGTAAACGTGATTTCGCCCAATTCGCCCTGCGGAACTGTCCGCGCTGAATTCGGATCGATAATTTCAAAATACAGATCTGCTTCCCGAACATGGTATCCGCTGCACGCCCGGCATTCGACTCCTCCGCCGAATCCCATTTCAGTTGTACCATAGTGGCAGAATACGGGACAATCCCAGGTCCTTTGCAGCTCTTCAATAATGGCATCCGGGACATAGGGGGATCTCAGGCATGCGTCGGGTGCGACCAAAAGCCCCTTCATTTGCGCAGAAGGAATGTCCTTTGCAGCATGATGTTTCGCAATGGATAATACCTGACCGGGAAGGCCGACAAGGAACTCGATTTCGGACTGCAAAATTGCATGAACCGCTTTTAATGGATCTTCAACCAGACCGTGTACAATACCTTTCACACCCATGCGACTCAATCCCCTTGCAAGGAGATTGCCTACGGAATCAGGCCTCGGCCCCGGCAAGAGAATGAGTACCTTCTGTCCCGTTTCAACCAGGGCGGACATCCCGTGATGAAAGAAATCAACCGTGAGCTCAAGATCTTGTCGAGTAAAATGCAGACGCCTCGGCTGCTCGGCTGCATCGGGAACCATGAGCGTTACGACTCGCTCGATTTCGCTTTGCGATACACACGGGAATTGCGGACCTTTGTCCCGAATGTCCTGAGGAGTAGTGAAGGGGAACTGCTCCAGATCGTCCAGAGTCCGAAGATCCGTCGCAGAAAAGCCCCGAAGTAATCCACGGTAAAACGGGCTCTTCTCGGCAACGTACTCAATTGTCTCTCGCAGACGTTCAAGCTGGTATTCACGCATATCGCTTTCAGTGAAGTTGCCTGTGCTCAATCCCATCCTATAGGCGATCCAATTTTCCAGGGGCGTTTTCTGCATTTCTCACCGTTCCCTTTCAAACAGGGGACGTCCGGATGAACTGGTGAGGTTGTGGGCGCAGAAAGGAATGATCCTGCCATCTCGGGCAACCACATGAATGCAACAATCTCTCAGTCGCTCCAGATCGATGTTCCAAACGTCTTGAAACGCCATTCCTGAGATGCACAGCTTATGGGTGAGGGCTCGTTCCAGCAGAACGTCCCATTCGCCCATGGAAAACACATCATCCTGGACGCTTGATGCGGTTGCAGTCCCACTCTGAGCCCAGTTTTGAGCTACAAAACGACGTGCTTTTGCCGCACCTTCTGCAGCATTTTCGGAACTACATGTGCATGGAATCTCATGACTTGTCAAAGCTTGCACGCGGTTATCAGGCATGAGGACAAACGTACCGTGAAACGAACACAGTGCATTTTCACATCCAGGTGGCTTGAAATGGTGAGTCTTCAGGCGTCCGTCGGTCTGGATCTCGAGATTCCGGATGATCTCGGGTATGGTGATACGGTCATTATCGGATGGAATCGCCGGATATCTCCCGAAATAGCTCACTGGTTGAAAATGCACACCCCGGACAACGTCAAGATTCTTAAACGCAAATTCGACAATAGCGCCCAATTCCTGATCGTTCACGCCTGGAACTACTGTCGGAACGAGCACCACACCGATTCCCTCCTGACGGCACGATTCGATTGCAGCTAATTTAGATGCGAGAAAAGCTCCACCTCTTAATGTGACGTAAGTGGCTTCGAAAACCCCGTCGAACTGCAGGAATGCAGATGCAAGACCGGCATTTCTAAGTCGCTTGACATAAGCGGGATCGGTTCCGAACCTGAGCCCATTGGTGTTCACCTGAATAAAACCGAATCCCATGGACTGACCAAGCGCGATAATGTCTGGAAGATCGTCACGGAGAGTCGGTTCTCCACCGGAAATCTGGACATTGCAGGGGTGCCCGGTTGCGAGCAGTGCTTCGTACCAACGTTTGATCGTTGCCATATCCGGATCTGAAGCCTGAGATGTGCCCGCTTTCGCGAAACAAAAGGCGCAGCGCATATTGCATCGGTATGTCACCTCCAATAATGCCGTGCACGTCTGCTGGCGATGGTCGGGACAGAGGCCGCAATCGAAGGGGCAGCCTTCGCGAACGCTGGTACCTGGTCGCTCAGGGTAGGTTGGAATCTTCGGTCGTACCCAGCTCTGGTAGGATGGATCGCCGCGCCAGAGGATTACTTGAAATTCTCCGTGATCGGGACATGTCTTTCTCAAATAGACGTCACTTCCATCCACAACTCGGATTGCGGGTATCCGTGCCAGGCATTCGGGGCAGAGGCTTTCCGTCCGGAATGGATGAGGGGCATCCTGAAGGGACATTACCGACCCTCGGAAAGGTCGAAGTCATTCTCAAGCAGGAGCGACTTCACCTTTTCGTACGTTCGAGTGACAAGTTGGGGACAACGCGAAGTCTGGTTCCTCGGATCGTCTGCGAGGATCTCTCGACAATGAATCCCGCCGTAACATTCGGAGAATTCCTGGGTAAACCATGCAAATAATTCGTTGATCATATCGTTGAGTCTCGGGTCTGCTTCATCATCCGGGTTACCTCTTCCCGCGTACAGGGCCAACAAGCAGGCGCCGCCTGTCAAAGCGCCACAGATGTCGCCGCAGAAACCCATTCCGCCAGCGAGCCCTTCCATCGACCGTATAAGGTCAGGATTTGTCTTACCCTGAGCGTCCAATCCGAGCGAAAGCAGAATCTGGCTGCAATGAAAACCCTGTCCTGCCAACTCCAACATGCGAAAGATCTCGTCCATTATTGTGAACCGTGTACAAAAGTTTTCTTTTTGTGCTCATTTGAGAATACATTATCCAATGGAGTCCCCGTTATAGCAGATGACATAATTTCTGACCTTTTGAACACATTGTGCTTTAAATGAACAGTAGGGGCCGGCGTCCTGCCGGCCGGAACCGCTTGATTTGTATTTGAAAAATGTGCCGGCACAGAGGCACGGCACCTACCAAGTGCCGAGAAGTGCTTTTCGCAATTGGACACAGTTTTATACACTTGCTATAACTCGTGGTTCCGTGAATCGTTGCCGCCTCCGCGGCGGTCAATTGGGAATCATAAGCGAACTCAGAATCATGTTGTCTTCTGAGCAATGAGCAGGAAATAGCCTGGTTTTGCTTCTGATATTGTTCGATTCATCTCGTTAAGATCGACCGACTTCAAGCCCATTCTTGACCAAAATTCGTCCATGGAACCATAAGAAAAGACCAGGTGGACAACAAATCGTGTGAGCAGATCGGAATGGTCTTCCCAGAGATCGATTCTGAAATCACGACATGACAATCTCTCCAGAAGATTCGTGCGAGAAACAGCGCCTTTGAGGCAGCATTCCACTGGCATGCAGGATAACTGACCACTGCTTTCCGCATTCCTCGCATACACGTCGGTAATAATCAATTTGCCGCCAATCTTGAGGAGCCGCTGAAATTCGTCCAGTGCCCGTTCCGGGTCATTCATCGTCGAGAGACTACACTCGGCAAAAATGCCGTCTGCGAATGCGTCAGGGAAGGGGAGCCTTTCAGCGATGCTCCGAACGAACAGCAAATCATGGTTCTCAAAACAGGCTTGATGCAAAAGATGGGAAGATGCGTCTACTCCAATTGCCGAGAAACGATGGACGCCGGTCAGATGCCTCAGGGTGACTCCGGTCCCGCAGCCCACGTCGACGATTCTTGACCCCTGCGGGAACCCGCATAGAGCCACAGCTCGTTCCGTGAGTGCAAGGCCGCCCGGCCTGATTCCTTCGGCGGCACATTCGGTTTCAGCCAAGCGTTCGTATACTCTGCAGGAGTTTAGGGAACTCATCTGTATCACTTGTCTTCAAGCAGCTTCTCGACTTCTGCCATCTTGCCCAGGGCCAATTGCTCCGGAACGAACACCAAACCGCAGCGAGGGCATTTGGGCAAGTTCACGGGATACTTGCTTCCCCGGTATGCCACTTCAACTTTTGCCATTTCGAGAGGTATGCTGCATCTGGCGCATATCCACTCTGCAGCTTCCTGAGGATCTGCATACTCGCTCACGGTTTCAATTCCTCCATAATCTCCATGCGGTGGCTGTACGCATTATGGACGACGAAGCCGTCCTCTGCCGGCGAATACTCGACCCAATAGGTGACGGTGGTCGGCGTATGATGAGCGAGAAAATGGCCCGAATGACTGTTCACAAGCTTGAATCCCGTCCTTTCGGCCCATTCGATTATTTCCTGAATGTCTTCCGTCAGGATCATGCGACGTTCCATGAGGTCTCGAACCTGCTCGGAAATCTGCAATTTTACCGGTTGACGACCTTCGGCCACATCTTCACCCCAAAGATCCTTCAATAAGGAATGTTTCAGTCTTGCACGATTCTCACGTCGTTGCGAATAATCAGGTCCCTTTTGCGCTGCATGCTCGAAATCTCCGGGGCCAAAAATGAAATCCAGCAAGTGCCAGGCAGGTTTGCCCTCAAAGCTGAATTGATCCCTGCACATTGCGCAGTATGCCAAGTATTGGAGAGGGCTTTCCGAAATTCTGCGTCTCACCGTTTTTTCCGCCAGCTCCCGGTTCGCAAAATACATAAGACCTCCAAAACCACAGCATTCGGTTGTGTTGCGGCTGAGAGGGAGTTCGTGAATTTCGTACCCGAGGCGACGAAGGATATTTCTGACGCTGTCCTGTATACTGTCATGGTGTCTGGAAGTGCAGGGGTCGTGGACAGCTACGGCAAAAGTTTCCATGCGAGGGACATCAGGTAAACCGAGCGTATCTATCGTTTCCCAGAGAGACTGCACCTTCACATGGGGAAGGTGGGCTTTAAATACGGAATAACAGGTGGAGCATGCCACGATCAATTCGGGTTTGCCCATTTCCAGCCATTGAGCCTCAAATCCGGAAACAACGCGAGCAAACTCCTCCTTACGGCCCGCCCAATCCGCGGGAGCTCCGCAGCATCGCAACATGAGCCCGACTCCGCCCGTTAGCCGTTCAGCAAGGTAAGAATAGGTTCGCTTTACATTGATGGGACTGGAAGCGCAAAGCTGGCAACCCGGAAAGAACAGGAATCTGCTGGAATCCATCCCGGGTTGATGACGATGGAGAGCAAACTTGTCGCTGTTGCTGAACTCCATGTCCCTCAGCGCGAATTCATGAGCGGAGGGAGGCATTTTCCCCTGTTCCACCATGGTTTCCCGGGCAGCTATGCATATTTCTCCCATGTGGAGGTCTTCCGGACAAACCTCTTTGCACAAACCACAATTGCTGCACGAATTAATGAGCTTGTTTCCGTGCCGTTGGCCCATAACGATGGAGAGATTGTTGTAGATCTGTCTGATGTACTTTTTGGGGTAACCTTTGAAGCTCGCCAGAAATTCACACACTTTGACGCATTCCATGCATTCGCATTGGAGACAGCGTTTTGCCTCTTGCACCGCCTCCTCTGCGGAGTATCCTTCGGGAGCATTCGACAGAGGCACTTCGGGAAGAGCTTCAATTCCCTCCAAACTGGTGTACAGCCGTGTCTCGTACGAGCCTTCGTTTTCACGGGAAGCGGTAAGAGAGACTTTTTGCAGGAACCGGTCAATGGAAATCGCCGTGCGCCTGCCATCGGAAATGGAACGAATAGGTGAGCGCTCTTTAGCGCCTCTGACCAGGGTTCCCCCCGCAAATACTCCCGGCTCATTCGTTTCAAAGGTCTCTTGCGTAACAGGAACGAGAGCATCTGCAGTAACGTTCAGTTCGCCTTCGTTCCGGCTCCCGAATCCAGAGCCCAAATAGACCGCATCAAATTCCTTTTGAAGATCCGAAAGGGGTATGTCTTGACCGACACTGGTTTTCAAACGGATTTCGACCGAAAGATCTGCCAGTATATCGAAGTCCCTGAGGATAGCCTCGCGCGGAAGCTCTGTTTCAGGGTAGTCCCACAAGCTTCCTCCCAGCCTGTCGGTGGCTTCGAAAAGAACGATCTGATATCCCTTCTTCGCCAGATCGAGAGAGGCAGTCAGGCCACTCAATCCACCGCCGACGACTGCAACCCGTTTGTCCTTTCGAGGCAGAGGTGTCACTCTGGCTTTTGTCACAGGAGCCTGAGCGAAAGCTGCACGTTCCAGCGCACGAATCGAAATGGTCGATCCGGCATCTCCTCGTTTGCACGAATCCTGACACGGATGGTCGCAAACACGACTGATGATTCCAGGAAAGGGGACTGATTTGGTGAAGATTTTGAGCGCAGCAGCAAAATCTCCCTTGGCGATGGCAGCGTTCATGGCACGAACGTCTACGTGCACCGGGCATGCAGCGCTACACCAGGGGGCACATTCTTGGATACAGCGGCTTTCGAGTTCCCTTAATTCTTGTTGATCCATAGCGTTTCATATCAAGCGAAAAGATTTCGTAAATTATACCACGCACTTCAAAGCGAGCAAAATGGAGGAAACATCGTTCATATTTAATGCGCATTCAAAGCAGCAAGATTCGGGGAAACCCTTCTTGTAAGAAGTGTTTCCCCGAGCCCCTTCCCAAGAATTTCTAGCATTTGTCTAAGTCACAGTTTTTCCGAAGGAAAAACTGTGACTTAGACAAATGTTAAAAGTTTTTTGGAAGGGTTTGGGGAACCTTTTCTACAGAAAAGGTTCCCCAATTTTACTGCCTTGAGTGCGGTTACTTGAGGCCGGCCAGCACCTTTTCGGGTAGTGCGGGCAAGCTTCTGATTCTCACGCCTGTAGCATTGTAGATCGCATTTGCCACCGCGGCGTGCGGGGAGGTGAGGGGCAGTTCGCCCACGCCCGCTGCTCCGAATGGTCCATGCTCCCTCGGGGATTCCACGTAAATAATGTCTATATTGTCGGGTATGTCCTTTGCGAAAGGAAGACCGCAATTGATCAGACTCGTATGTTTCTTCAAGTCCTCGAAGTCTTCCGACAGAGCCAACCCGATACCCTGAGCGATTCCACCGTAGATCTGGCCGTCTACGACCAGCCTGTTGTTGATTTTGCCGATATCCGCCACGATAGTGAACTTCTCCACCTGTGTTTTGCCGGTCTTGGTGTCAACGGCCACTTCAGCCATAAACACGCCGTACATATAGACTGCGAAGGGACTTCCCTGGGCGTTTTCATCGCACGGGGTGCACATGGAAGCGGTCCATTTCCCTGAATACTTCAGGGGGATGTTTTCGGCCACCATTTCGTCGTACGTGCGGTATGATCCGTCTGATTTCCGCATCGCGTTGATGAGCATCTCGCAGCCGTTCTTGATGGCATTGCCTGTCATAACCTGCTGGCGGCTTCCACCGGAAGGTCCGCTATTCGGAGTGATTGCCGTATCGTTCATGACCAGTTGGATCTTGTCGGGAGTGATAGCCAGCGGACGAAGAGCTTCATGGCACGTTCCCAGTGCACCCATGTCGGCTCCTTGACCGTGATCCTCCCACGCGCTGATCAACTTTACTCCGTTGGGGATAAGCTCAACGGTCACCTCGGACGAATCCGGCCCGTCGAGACCGCAACCGTACACGCCGATTGATATTCCGACGCCTTTTTTCTTCTCGGGCGTGGATTCCATTTTCGCCTTTTTCAGGGCTTCCTGATACAGAGGTCGGAGCTTGTCGATCATCTCGGGGAAACTGTAAACTTCCGGCGCTTGTCCGGTCGGTGACGTATCTCCGGGACGATACACGTTCAGGTACCTCAATTCCAATGGGTCTTTGCCCATTTTTTCGGCAAGCTCGTCCATTAGACATTCAGAAGCCAAGAAGCTCTGAGGGGAACCATAGGCACGAAAAGCAGAGCCCCACGCATGGTTGGTGCATACGGTTTGACCGAGACCCCTGATATTGGGGATTCCATAGCCGGCGCCTATGAACTGGGCACCACGAAGGGTGAGCAGATCGCCGAACTCCGAATAGGGACCGTGGTCAACGATCCAATCGCCTTCCATGGCAACGATCTTGCCGTCTTTGTCTGCACCGTATTTGAGCTTAATGAAGAATGGAGAGCGCTTTCCGGTGTACGTTATGTGCTGATAATAATCGTATTTCAGAGCCACCGGCTTTCCTGTCGCAATTGCAGCGACGCCCACAAGTGCCTCCATGGTCGGGCTGAATTTGTATCCGAACGTGCCGCCGGCAGGATTCTGAACAAGCCGAAGTTTCTCGGGCTCCGTTCCCAGTCCTGCGCATATCATGGCATGGTGGAGATGGATACCGATGCTCTTGGAATGGATCGTGAGGCGGCTTTCTTCATCAAAATAGGCAAAACCCACATCCGGCTCCATTGTCAGATGGGGTTGCCTCTGGAGATAATACTCTCCTTCCACCACATATGCAGCGGATTCCATAAGCGGCTTTGTATCCTGACCTTTAGCCCGTTTCTGCTCGTAATAGATGTTCGGTGTTCCTGGGTGAATTTCAATCGCATCATCAGCCATTGCTGCAGGTGCGCTCATGTATGCGGGAAGTTCCTCGAGCAATACATTGACCTTCTCCGCTGCAGCTTTCGCATTGGCTTCAGTGTCGGCGCACACGATGGCTATCGCGTCTCCGAATTGAAAAACTTTCTCATCGCACAGAATCGGCCGATCCCATCCATCCCCTTTGTTTGTAGGGAAGGTGATAAGGCCGGTGATTCGGTTCTTTCCCTTGACATCCTTGTGTGTGACAATTTTGGCCACACCGGGCATTTTCTCTGCCTCGGCGGTATCGATTGAGAGAATCTTCGCATGGGACACTTTAGCTTGAACCAGCGCGAGATGCAGGGTTCCCGGAGGCATCTTGCAGATGAGGTCTGCCCCATAATCCGTGGTACCTGTGACTTTGGCAACAGCGGAGGGGCGCGGGTAATTGGTTCCCCAGATTCTTCCATCCGCGGGTAGCTGAAAAGCCAATTCCGCTGCAGTTATCTCTCCGCGAAGAACTTTCGCTGCATCCATTACGGCGTCAACCAGCGGCTTGTATCCTGTGCATCGGCATGCATTTCTATTTTTCTGGAACCAATCCCTCACCTGTTCCCTTGTAGGATTCAGGTTTTCGTCCAGGAGCGCTTTGGCGGACACTATGAAACCGGGCGAGCAGAATCCGCATTGGGCCCCGCCGTGAACAGTCCAGGACAACTGCAGAGCGTGGAGATTGTCGGGCGTCCCGATACCCTCGATGGTGAGGATATTGGCACCCTCCTGTACTCTTTTCATCTTAGTCATGCAGGACTTTATCAGTTTGCCGTCCATAATGACGGAACACGAGCC
The sequence above is a segment of the Desulfomonile tiedjei DSM 6799 genome. Coding sequences within it:
- a CDS encoding DVU_1555 family C-GCAxxG-C-C protein, which codes for MLELAGQGFHCSQILLSLGLDAQGKTNPDLIRSMEGLAGGMGFCGDICGALTGGACLLALYAGRGNPDDEADPRLNDMINELFAWFTQEFSECYGGIHCREILADDPRNQTSRCPQLVTRTYEKVKSLLLENDFDLSEGR
- a CDS encoding DVU_1557 family redox protein — encoded protein: MSEYADPQEAAEWICARCSIPLEMAKVEVAYRGSKYPVNLPKCPRCGLVFVPEQLALGKMAEVEKLLEDK
- a CDS encoding pyridine nucleotide-disulfide oxidoreductase/dicluster-binding protein, which produces MDQQELRELESRCIQECAPWCSAACPVHVDVRAMNAAIAKGDFAAALKIFTKSVPFPGIISRVCDHPCQDSCKRGDAGSTISIRALERAAFAQAPVTKARVTPLPRKDKRVAVVGGGLSGLTASLDLAKKGYQIVLFEATDRLGGSLWDYPETELPREAILRDFDILADLSVEIRLKTSVGQDIPLSDLQKEFDAVYLGSGFGSRNEGELNVTADALVPVTQETFETNEPGVFAGGTLVRGAKERSPIRSISDGRRTAISIDRFLQKVSLTASRENEGSYETRLYTSLEGIEALPEVPLSNAPEGYSAEEAVQEAKRCLQCECMECVKVCEFLASFKGYPKKYIRQIYNNLSIVMGQRHGNKLINSCSNCGLCKEVCPEDLHMGEICIAARETMVEQGKMPPSAHEFALRDMEFSNSDKFALHRHQPGMDSSRFLFFPGCQLCASSPINVKRTYSYLAERLTGGVGLMLRCCGAPADWAGRKEEFARVVSGFEAQWLEMGKPELIVACSTCYSVFKAHLPHVKVQSLWETIDTLGLPDVPRMETFAVAVHDPCTSRHHDSIQDSVRNILRRLGYEIHELPLSRNTTECCGFGGLMYFANRELAEKTVRRRISESPLQYLAYCAMCRDQFSFEGKPAWHLLDFIFGPGDFEHAAQKGPDYSQRRENRARLKHSLLKDLWGEDVAEGRQPVKLQISEQVRDLMERRMILTEDIQEIIEWAERTGFKLVNSHSGHFLAHHTPTTVTYWVEYSPAEDGFVVHNAYSHRMEIMEELKP
- the trsM gene encoding DVU_1556 family methyltransferase gives rise to the protein MSSLNSCRVYERLAETECAAEGIRPGGLALTERAVALCGFPQGSRIVDVGCGTGVTLRHLTGVHRFSAIGVDASSHLLHQACFENHDLLFVRSIAERLPFPDAFADGIFAECSLSTMNDPERALDEFQRLLKIGGKLIITDVYARNAESSGQLSCMPVECCLKGAVSRTNLLERLSCRDFRIDLWEDHSDLLTRFVVHLVFSYGSMDEFWSRMGLKSVDLNEMNRTISEAKPGYFLLIAQKTT
- a CDS encoding molybdopterin-dependent aldehyde oxidoreductase, translated to MIKRNVTLNGVNKIVVADPEASLADVVRGQLGLTGTKIGCGTGQCGSCSVIMDGKLIKSCMTKMKRVQEGANILTIEGIGTPDNLHALQLSWTVHGGAQCGFCSPGFIVSAKALLDENLNPTREQVRDWFQKNRNACRCTGYKPLVDAVMDAAKVLRGEITAAELAFQLPADGRIWGTNYPRPSAVAKVTGTTDYGADLICKMPPGTLHLALVQAKVSHAKILSIDTAEAEKMPGVAKIVTHKDVKGKNRITGLITFPTNKGDGWDRPILCDEKVFQFGDAIAIVCADTEANAKAAAEKVNVLLEELPAYMSAPAAMADDAIEIHPGTPNIYYEQKRAKGQDTKPLMESAAYVVEGEYYLQRQPHLTMEPDVGFAYFDEESRLTIHSKSIGIHLHHAMICAGLGTEPEKLRLVQNPAGGTFGYKFSPTMEALVGVAAIATGKPVALKYDYYQHITYTGKRSPFFIKLKYGADKDGKIVAMEGDWIVDHGPYSEFGDLLTLRGAQFIGAGYGIPNIRGLGQTVCTNHAWGSAFRAYGSPQSFLASECLMDELAEKMGKDPLELRYLNVYRPGDTSPTGQAPEVYSFPEMIDKLRPLYQEALKKAKMESTPEKKKGVGISIGVYGCGLDGPDSSEVTVELIPNGVKLISAWEDHGQGADMGALGTCHEALRPLAITPDKIQLVMNDTAITPNSGPSGGSRQQVMTGNAIKNGCEMLINAMRKSDGSYRTYDEMVAENIPLKYSGKWTASMCTPCDENAQGSPFAVYMYGVFMAEVAVDTKTGKTQVEKFTIVADIGKINNRLVVDGQIYGGIAQGIGLALSEDFEDLKKHTSLINCGLPFAKDIPDNIDIIYVESPREHGPFGAAGVGELPLTSPHAAVANAIYNATGVRIRSLPALPEKVLAGLK
- a CDS encoding DVU_1551 family NTP transferase, whose amino-acid sequence is MTQPDDIAALVLAAGLSSRMKRFKPLLPLGPTTVVERCVKLFRDAGICDIRVVVGHRADDLIPHLERLGVRWIVNNRFQEGMFSSVQAGAHDLESSRKAFFMLPVDIPLIRKTTVLDLLQAFRTEEGDVWHPTFMGRRGHPPLISTKFRSALLVWGGEGGLRAFLAEQHPRTVDVEVADEHILIDMDSPEHYKAALAKLTEYDFPSNSECKVLLTRKIRVDSHTLAHSMKVAQVAVLLARALNERNCSLNMKLIEAAALLHDIAKDRPNHAEEAAKILRELGYDTLGWVVSLHMDVRPTPEEPISPQEIVCLADKIVQDDRIVAVEERFKDKLWEKSHLAAAQDRRLLNILNIKGRIEKTLGTPIENLLSSAPSLVNELIR
- the trsS gene encoding radical SAM (seleno)protein TrsS gives rise to the protein MSLQDAPHPFRTESLCPECLARIPAIRVVDGSDVYLRKTCPDHGEFQVILWRGDPSYQSWVRPKIPTYPERPGTSVREGCPFDCGLCPDHRQQTCTALLEVTYRCNMRCAFCFAKAGTSQASDPDMATIKRWYEALLATGHPCNVQISGGEPTLRDDLPDIIALGQSMGFGFIQVNTNGLRFGTDPAYVKRLRNAGLASAFLQFDGVFEATYVTLRGGAFLASKLAAIESCRQEGIGVVLVPTVVPGVNDQELGAIVEFAFKNLDVVRGVHFQPVSYFGRYPAIPSDNDRITIPEIIRNLEIQTDGRLKTHHFKPPGCENALCSFHGTFVLMPDNRVQALTSHEIPCTCSSENAAEGAAKARRFVAQNWAQSGTATASSVQDDVFSMGEWDVLLERALTHKLCISGMAFQDVWNIDLERLRDCCIHVVARDGRIIPFCAHNLTSSSGRPLFERER
- a CDS encoding DVU_1553 family AMP-dependent CoA ligase, with amino-acid sequence MQKTPLENWIAYRMGLSTGNFTESDMREYQLERLRETIEYVAEKSPFYRGLLRGFSATDLRTLDDLEQFPFTTPQDIRDKGPQFPCVSQSEIERVVTLMVPDAAEQPRRLHFTRQDLELTVDFFHHGMSALVETGQKVLILLPGPRPDSVGNLLARGLSRMGVKGIVHGLVEDPLKAVHAILQSEIEFLVGLPGQVLSIAKHHAAKDIPSAQMKGLLVAPDACLRSPYVPDAIIEELQRTWDCPVFCHYGTTEMGFGGGVECRACSGYHVREADLYFEIIDPNSARTVPQGELGEITFTTLTRRGMPLVRYRTGHFGRFLKEPCPCGTVLPRMERMHACPDYKLSRNGTHDTAR